CTTAAGCGAGGACTATTGCATATGTTAAAATTAGGATGACgtatttaatgatgtcagcatagtcacgagtaaagtgtgatgatctgcgcGAAGGAGTAAAGTGTGCGAGATCGAGTGTATGTACATGAGCGACTGTAACGCATAAtaattccgaaaataggggatctattagctgtcatccactacgtaATACCCTATATAAGGGGAAGGAATCTGTGTATTGAGGGAGAGATCTGAGATGactgttagacaagaaattaagagagagaaagtctatttggagagcaagtaaagtcattgtatACTCTTGTAACCAATTATAGATCTTAATAAATAATAAAGAATtccattatgattacttagaatatTGTCCGTATTCATAtgggatgtggttgtaggatttccttcaACTACACTTATTCAAACTTGATGATAAAAATAAACAGAAGTTTTCATATAGGGGAAATGTCTTGACAATGTGGATCAGATATTCAAAATTCAAGTACAAAATATTTTAAACGGATTAATCTTAAacttaatcttcttcttcttccgtcCTGCATAAGTACCAGAATTAAGTGAAACTAATCTCTCAAAATAACTCACTGCATTCCCATCAAAGTTTATGGAAGTATTGTAAGGCATTCTAAGTTCGCTAGTTCTCCAATGTTTTATTGGGTCATATACTACCACTTTATAATCGGCCAACAGTACTAGATGCGCACCATTCTTCAAAGAACACATAAGCCTTATAGAGGAGATATTCCTAATTTTCTCATCGTTAATAAAGTAACGTTTAGTCCATGATTCGGAGACTCCATATTCTTGCATCACCCCGACATCAAATGCAACCCCATAATCAACAACTAAAGCAAGGCATCCTTCAAAATCTCCCATGGTGATTGAGGAAttctttttctccaaaacttcttTTGGCATTTGCAATTGTTTGAATTTCTCATCGCTTATATCCAACGAGATTATTTTATCCAGTTTTTTGTTCAGCCAGTGCAAATCTCCATCAACAAGCACCCCATTAAAAAGCTTAACAGGGGATCCAGCAAGCACCGTTTTACTACATCTCCATGAATCTGTTCCTAGAGTATAAACGCGCACAATATAATTGTAGTGGCATGAAACTACACACTACATCCGATGGAGTATAGGGTGATTCCACACAACATGAAgaaacataaacaaatataaacacaaggat
Above is a genomic segment from Papaver somniferum cultivar HN1 chromosome 10, ASM357369v1, whole genome shotgun sequence containing:
- the LOC113316752 gene encoding F-box protein At3g07870-like, whose product is MGWTLKPKQGIERNDIAFGEGTDSWRCSKTVLAGSPVKLFNGVLVDGDLHWLNKKLDKIISLDISDEKFKQLQMPKEVLEKKNSSITMGDFEGCLALVVDYGVAFDVGVMQEYGVSESWTKRYFINDEKIRNISSIRLMCSLKNGAHLVLLADYKVVVYDPIKHWRTSELRMPYNTSINFDGNAVSYFERLVSLNSGTYAGRKKKKIKFKINPFKIFCT